In one Corallococcus sp. EGB genomic region, the following are encoded:
- a CDS encoding MoxR family ATPase, translating into MNTDIRALTERVQQESSFVEVLNQETGKVIVGQRYMLERILIGLLCNGHVLLEGVPGLAKTLTVRTVADSLSATFMRVQFTPDLLPADLVGTMIYNQQTAAFTVRKGPIFANIVLADEINRAPAKVQSALLEAMAERQVTIGDQTFGLPSPFLVLATQNPIEQEGTYPLPEAQVDRFMLKVKVGYPTRDEEKVIMDRMAGGSSPKAQRVIALEHLVRARELVHAIYMDEKVKDYILNVVFATREPARYGLKDLADYIQFGASPRATIALAQAARAHAFLRHRGFVTPEDVKAIAFDVLRHRIAMTYEAEAEELTQEKIIQRVFDRVEVP; encoded by the coding sequence ATGAACACCGACATTCGCGCGCTCACCGAACGCGTGCAGCAGGAAAGCAGCTTCGTCGAGGTCCTCAACCAGGAGACCGGCAAGGTCATCGTCGGGCAGCGGTACATGCTCGAACGCATCCTCATCGGCCTCTTGTGCAACGGCCACGTCCTCCTGGAGGGCGTGCCCGGACTCGCCAAGACGCTCACCGTGCGCACCGTGGCGGACTCGCTCAGCGCCACCTTCATGCGCGTGCAGTTCACGCCCGACCTGCTGCCGGCCGACCTCGTCGGCACGATGATCTACAACCAGCAGACGGCCGCGTTCACCGTCCGCAAGGGGCCCATCTTCGCGAACATCGTCCTCGCGGACGAAATCAACCGCGCCCCCGCCAAGGTCCAGTCCGCCCTCCTGGAGGCCATGGCCGAGCGCCAGGTCACCATCGGCGACCAGACCTTCGGCCTGCCGTCTCCCTTCCTCGTGCTGGCCACCCAGAACCCCATCGAGCAGGAGGGCACCTACCCCCTCCCCGAAGCCCAGGTGGACCGCTTCATGCTCAAGGTGAAGGTGGGCTACCCGACCCGTGATGAAGAGAAGGTCATCATGGACCGCATGGCCGGGGGCTCGTCGCCCAAGGCCCAGCGGGTCATCGCGCTGGAGCACCTGGTCCGCGCGCGCGAGCTCGTCCACGCCATCTACATGGACGAGAAGGTCAAGGACTACATCCTCAACGTGGTGTTCGCCACGCGCGAGCCCGCGCGCTACGGCCTCAAGGACCTGGCGGACTACATCCAGTTCGGCGCGTCGCCGCGCGCCACCATCGCGCTCGCGCAGGCGGCCCGCGCGCACGCGTTCCTTCGCCACCGGGGCTTCGTCACCCCGGAGGACGTGAAGGCCATTGCCTTCGACGTGCTCCGCCACCGCATCGCGATGACCTACGAGGCGGAGGCCGAGGAGCTCACCCAGGAGAAGATCATCCAGCGCGTCTTCGACCGCGTGGAAGTCCCCTGA